The Engystomops pustulosus chromosome 9, aEngPut4.maternal, whole genome shotgun sequence genome includes a window with the following:
- the LOC140076547 gene encoding gap junction alpha-3 protein-like: MGDWNLLGKLLEKAQEHSTVVGKVWLTVLFIFRILVLGSAAEKVWGDEQSGFTCDTKQPGCQNVCYDKTFPISHIRFWVLQIIFVSTPTLIYLGHILHLVRLEEKQKKQRQSKANSQSDKQLLLEPAKPLPPPLKDELGKVRLRGALLRTYVFNVLFKTLFEVGFIVAQYFLYGFQLQPLYTCNRWPCPNTVNCYISRPTEKTIFILFMLAVACLSLLLNLIEIYYLGFTKCRQGLSGSSYESVPKLPKSGSITHTHIIPHYPHYSPSEKGSTFSPSLPFPLSSSKNTPSAIDSSQAARKQNRENQAVERNGIPEMNTALESGSELDHNEQQRLQSLQSRQNSRQSSTRSRPGTLQV, from the coding sequence ATGGGAGACTGGAACTTGCTAGGGAAACTTCTTGAAAAAGCGCAAGAACATTCCACCGTCGTGGGCAAAGTCTGGTTGACAGTCCTGTTTATTTTTCGAATTCTCGTCTTAGGATCTGcagcagaaaaagtttggggagaTGAGCAGTCTGGGTTTACCTGTGACACCAAGCAACCGGGTTGTCAGAACGTGTGCTATGACAAAACATTCCCAATTTCACACATTCGCTTTTGGGTGCTTCAGATTATTTTTGTATCAACTCCGACTCTCATTTACCTAGGACATATTCTTCACCTTGTACGTTTAGAAGAAAAGCAGAAGAAGCAACGTCAAAGCAAGGCAAACTCTCAGAGTGACAAACAGCTGCTCCTTGAACCTGCAAAACCTTTACCACCACCCCTCAAAGATGAACTGGGAAAAGTGCGGTTGCGAGGAGCACTTCTGCGTACGTACGTTTTTAACGTGCTCTTCAAAACTTTATTTGAGGTGGGATTCATTGTGGCCCAGTATTTTCTATATGGATTTCAGCTGCAGCCACTCTACACGTGTAACCGCTGGCCTTGTCCCAACACTGTGAACTGCTACATATCACGTCCTACAGAAAAGACAATATTCATCCTCTTCATGTTGGCCGTGGCGTGCTTGTCTCTACTACTCAACCTTATTGAGATTTACTACCTCGGATTCACCAAGTGCAGACAAGGCCTATCGGGCTCCAGTTATGAGTCAGTGCCCAAACTCCCAAAGAGCGGAAGCATCACTCATACCCACATAATTCCACATTATCCCCACTACTCTCCTTCAGAGAAGGGATCCACTTTTAGTCCATCTCTGCCGTTTCCTCTTTCGTCCAGTAAGAACACACCATCTGCCATAGACAGCAGCCAGGCAGCAAGGAAGCAAAACCGAGAAAACCAAGCTGTTGAGCGGAATGGTATTCCGGAGATGAACACAGCGTTAGAGAGTGGAAGTGAACTGGATCATAATGAACAGCAGAGGCTACAGAGCCTTCAGAGCCGACAGAATAGCAGACAGAGTAGCACCAGGTCAAGGCCTGGGACGCTTCAAGTGTGA